One stretch of Harpia harpyja isolate bHarHar1 unplaced genomic scaffold, bHarHar1 primary haplotype scaffold_120, whole genome shotgun sequence DNA includes these proteins:
- the LOC128138245 gene encoding olfactory receptor 14A16-like, which yields MSNSSSITEFLLLAFADTRELQLLHFWLFLGIYLAALLGNGLIITAVACDHRLHTPMYFFLFNLSFLDLGSISTTVPKAMANSLLDNRAISYPGCAAQVFLFIFLISAEYFLLTVMAYDCYVAICKPLHYGTLLGSRACVHMAAAAWGTGFLYAVLHTANTFSVPLCQGNAVDQFFCEIPQILKLACSDAYLREVGVLVVGVCLAVGCFTFIVLSYGQIFRAVLRIPSEQGQHKAFSTCLPHLAVVSLFVSTAMFAYLKPPSISSSSLNLLVAVLYSVVPPALNPLIYSMRNHEIKDALRKLITGCF from the coding sequence atgtccaacagcagctccatcactgagttcctcctcctggcatttgcagacacgcgggagctgcagctcttgcacttctggctcttcctgggcatctacctggctgccctcttgggcaatggcctcatcatcaccgccgtagcctgtgaccaccgcctccacacacccatgtacttcttcctctttaacctctccttccttgacctgggctccatctccaccactgtccccaaagccatggccaattccctcttGGACaacagggccatctcctacccaggatgtgctgcacaggtctttctgttcatctttttgatctcagcggagtattttcttctcaccgtcatggcctacgactgctacgttgccatctgcaaacccctgcactacggcaccctcctgggcagcagagcttgtgtccacatggcagcagctgcctggggcactggtttcctctatgctgtgctgcacactgccaatacattttcagtacccctctgccaaggtaatgctgtggaccagttcttctgcgaaatcccccagatcctcaagctcgcctgctcagatgcctacctcagggaagttggggtacttgtagTTGGTGTCTGTTTAGCTGTTGGGTGTTTtactttcattgtgctgtcctatgggcagatcttcagagccgtgctgaggatcccctctgagcagggacagcacaaagccttttccacctgcctccctcacctggccgtggtctccttgtttgtaagcactgccatgtttgcctacctgaagcccccctccatctcctcctcatccctgaacctgctggtggcagttctgtactcggtggtgcctccagccttgaaccccctcatctacagcatgagaaaccatgagatcaaggatgccctgagaaaactaatcactggatgcttttgA